In Bos indicus isolate NIAB-ARS_2022 breed Sahiwal x Tharparkar chromosome 19, NIAB-ARS_B.indTharparkar_mat_pri_1.0, whole genome shotgun sequence, the following proteins share a genomic window:
- the NBR1 gene encoding next to BRCA1 gene 1 protein isoform X2, which translates to MEPQVTLNVTFKNETQSFLVSDPENTTWADVEAMVKVSFDLNTVQIKYLDEENEEVSINSQGEYEEALKMAVKQGNQLQMQVHEGCRVGEEAPPPTGTEKRLVARTGKKPLAHYSSLVRVLGSDMKTPEDPATQLPPAPHNPDQPQDKPPDWFTSYLETFREQVVKETVEKLEQKLHEKLVLQHPSLGSCPSEVSMPVSEETLFLPENQFSWHIACSSCQRSIVGVRYQCSLCPSYNICEDCESGPYAHDSNHVLLKLRRPVVGSSEPFSHSRFSTPRLPAALEQARLQKQVDKNFLKAEKQRLRAEKKQRKAEVKELKKQLKLHRKIHLWNSLHGLQNPKSPLGRPESLLQSNTPMLPLQPCAPVMPTLSAAFVDENLPDGTHLQPGTKFIKHWRMKNTGNVKWSTDTKLKFMWGNLTLASTEKKDVLVPCLKAGHVGVVSVEFIAPTLEGTYTSHWRLSHKGQQFGPRVWCSIIVDPFPSTESPDNSEKSMISSSRGDELPCQQEEAFLAKEEILPGETTEQTEGPGTRIPQKAKNAPSKRELYIPSVDLLTAQDLLSFELLDINIVQELERVPHNTPVDMTPCMSPLPHDSPLIEKPGLGQIQEESEGAGFKALPDSTVSVKKKAENVSSMEEPEDDLSGTQFVCETVIRSLTLDAAPDHKPPWRQKSPQRAELQLYATEEQQPTVLPGFCSKESSLKFASPEEGPLADEREEIVQIAEEEAIVEEEDELKDEVRSQSSASSEDYIIILPECFDTSRPLGDSMYSSALSQPGLERGAEGEPGIEAGQEPVEAGERPLGGDNQPQGHNINDILMTSQTLDTVPLTPEVVGLPPQLPRSPPSAQHHGSPGVDLPVTAPEVSSVPGQIREELRGPSGLVNSRPKSYDHSRHHHHHHGNSIAGGLVKGALSVAASAYKALFAGPPVTAQPIVSEDQTAALMAHLFEMGFCDRQLNLRLLKKHNYNILQVVTELLQVNNNDWYSHRY; encoded by the exons ATGGAACCACAGGTTACACtaaatgtgacttttaaaaatgaaactcaaaGCTTTCTAGTTTCTGACCCAGAAAATACAACTTGGGCTGATGTGGAAGCTATG GTAAAAGTTTCGTTTGATCTGAACActgttcaaataaaatatttggatgaggaaaatgaagag GTATCCATCAACAGTCAAG GAGAATATGAAGAAGCACTTAAG ATGGCAGTTAAGCAGGGAAACCAGCTGCAGATGCAAGTCCATGAAGGGTGTCGTGTTGGCGAAGAAGCCCCACCTCCCACTGGAACAGAAAAACGACTAGTTGCTAGGACAGGAAAGAAGCCACTTGCACATTATTCTTCACTGGTGAGAGTCTTGGGGTCAGACATGAAGACCCCAGAGGATCCTGCAACGCAG CTTCCACCTGCTCCACATAATCCAGACCAGCCTCAAGACAAGCCCCCTGACTGGTTCACAAGCTACCTAGAGACA TTCAGAGAGCAAGTGGTTAAAGAAACGGTTGAAAAGCTTGAACAGAAATTACATGAGAAGCTTGTCCTCCAGCATCCATCCTTAGGTTCGTGTCCCTCAGAAGTTTCAATGCCTGTTTCAGAGGAAACACTGTTTTTGCCAGAAAACCAGTTCAGCTGGCATATTGCTTGTAGCAGCTGCCAAAGGAGTATCGTGGGTGTGCGCTACCAGTGCAG CCTCTGCCCATCCTACAATATCTGCGAAGATTGTGAATCAGGGCCGTATGCCCATGACTCCAATCATGTCCTGCTGAAGTTGCGGAGACCTGTTGTGGGTTCTTCTGAACCGTTTTCTCACTCGAGGTTCTCTACTCCTCGTCTTCCTGCTGCTCTGGAACAGGCCAG gCTCCAGAAGCAAGTTGATAAGAACTTTCTTAAAGCAGAAAAGCAAAGGTTGCGAGCTGAGAAGAAACAGCGTAAAGCAGAGGTCAAGGAACTTAAAAAGCAGCTTAAACTCCACAGGAAGATTCATCTATGGAATTCGCTTCATGGGCTGCAGAACCCCAAATCTCCTTTGGGTCGACCCGAGAGCCTGCTGCAGTCAAACACCCCGAT GCTCCCTCTGCAACCCTGTGCCCCAGTTATGCCAACACTCAGTGCAGCGTTTGTGGATGAGAATTTGCCTGATGGGACTCATCTCCAGCCAGGAACCAAGTTTATCAAACACTGGAGGATGAAAAATACAGGAAATGTCAAGTGGAGCACAGACACAAAG CTCAAGTTCATGTGGGGAAACCTGACTTTGGCTTCTACCGAAAAGAAGGATGTTTTGGTTCCCTGCCTAAAGGCTGGCCATGTGGGAGTCGTGTCTGTGGAGTTCATTGCCCCAACCTTGGAGGGGACATACACTTCCCATTGGCGTCTTTCTCACAAAGGCCAGCAGTTCGGGCCTCGGGTCTGGTGCAGCATCATAGTGGATCCTTTCCCCTCCACAGAGAGCCCAGATAACAGTGAAAAGAGCATGATCAGCTCAAGCAGAGGTGATGAACTCCCCTGCCAGCAAGAG GAAGCTTTTCTGGctaaagaagaaattctgcctgGTGAAACAACTGAGCAGACAGAAGGGCCAGGAACCCGCATCCCACAGAAGGCAAAGAATGCTCCCAGCAAGAGGGAGCTCTACATCCCATCTGTGGATCTTCTGACTGCCCAG gATCTGCTGTCCTTTGAGCTACTGGATATAAATATTGTCCAAGAGTTGGAGAGAGTGCCCCACAACACTCCTGTGG ATATGACTCCCTGCATGTCTCCTCTGCCACATGACAGTCCTTTAATAGAGAAGCCAGGCTTGGGGCAGATACAGGAAGAAAGTGAAGGGGCGGGATTTAAAGCACTTCCTG ATTCCACAGTGTCAGTAAAGAAAAAGGCTGAGAACGTTTCTTCCATGGAGGAACCAGAAGATGATTTGAGTGGGACCCAGTTCGTGTGTGAGACTGTCATCCGATCCCTTACGTTGGATGCCGCCCCGGATCACAAACCACCTTGGAGACAGAAGTCCCCGCAGA GGGCTGAATTACAGCTGTACGCCACAGAGGAACAGCAGCCAACTGTGCTGCCTGGGTTCTGCAGTAAGGAGTCTTCGT TGAAATTTGCCTCACCTGAAGAGGGACCACTTGCAGACGAGAGGGAGGAGATTGTCCAAATTGCTGAAGAAGAGGCTATTGTGGAGGAAGAGGATGAGCTCAAAGATGAAGTTCGGAGTCAGTCCTCTGCTTCTTCAGAGGACTATATCATCATCCTGCCTGAGTGCTTTGACACCAGCCGCCCCCTGGGGGACTCCATGTACAGCTCTGCGCTCTCACAGCCAGGCCTGGAGCGAGGGGCTGAAGGAGAGCCTGGGATTGAGGCTGGGCAGGAACCAGTTGAGGCTGGGGAGAGACCCCTTGGAGGGGACAACCAGCCACAGGGGCACAACATCAATGACATCCTTATGACCTCACAGACTCTGGACACAGTGCCCCTAACCCCAGAGGTGGTGGGGCTTCCACCACAGCTGCCCAG GAGTCCTCCCAGTGCACAGCATCATGGTTCCCCAGGAGTGGATTTACCAGTTACCGCACCAGAAGTttcttcagtccctggtcagatcAGAGAAG AGCTCAGAGGCCCCTCAGGACTTGTAAACAGCAGACCGAAGAGCTATGACCACTCAAG gcaccaccaccaccatcacggGAACAGCATTGCTGGAGGACTGGTAAAGGGGGCTTTGTCTGTTGCTGCCTCTGCATACAAGGCCTTGTTTGCTGGACCACCAGTCACCGCACAG CCAATAGTTTCTGAAGATCAGACAGCAGCCCTGATGGCCCATCTCTTTGAAATGGGATTCTGTGACAGGCAGTTGAACCTAAGGCTGCTGAAGAAACACAATTACAACATCCTGCAGGTGGTGACAGAACTCCTTCAGGTCAACAACAACGACTGGTACAGCCACCGCTACTGA
- the NBR1 gene encoding next to BRCA1 gene 1 protein isoform X3 — protein sequence MEPQVTLNVTFKNETQSFLVSDPENTTWADVEAMVKVSFDLNTVQIKYLDEENEEVSINSQGEYEEALKMAVKQGNQLQMQVHEGCRVGEEAPPPTGTEKRLVARTGKKPLAHYSSLVRVLGSDMKTPEDPATQQLPPAPHNPDQPQDKPPDWFTSYLETFREQVVKETVEKLEQKLHEKLVLQHPSLGSCPSEVSMPVSEETLFLPENQFSWHIACSSCQRSIVGVRYQCSLCPSYNICEDCESGPYAHDSNHVLLKLRRPVVGSSEPFSHSRFSTPRLPAALEQARLQKQVDKNFLKAEKQRLRAEKKQRKAEVKELKKQLKLHRKIHLWNSLHGLQNPKSPLGRPESLLQSNTPMLPLQPCAPVMPTLSAAFVDENLPDGTHLQPGTKFIKHWRMKNTGNVKWSTDTKLKFMWGNLTLASTEKKDVLVPCLKAGHVGVVSVEFIAPTLEGTYTSHWRLSHKGQQFGPRVWCSIIVDPFPSTESPDNSEKSMISSSRGDELPCQQEEAFLAKEEILPGETTEQTEGPGTRIPQKAKNAPSKRELYIPSVDLLTAQDLLSFELLDINIVQELERVPHNTPVDSTVSVKKKAENVSSMEEPEDDLSGTQFVCETVIRSLTLDAAPDHKPPWRQKSPQRAELQLYATEEQQPTVLPGFCSKESSLKFASPEEGPLADEREEIVQIAEEEAIVEEEDELKDEVRSQSSASSEDYIIILPECFDTSRPLGDSMYSSALSQPGLERGAEGEPGIEAGQEPVEAGERPLGGDNQPQGHNINDILMTSQTLDTVPLTPEVVGLPPQLPRSPPSAQHHGSPGVDLPVTAPEVSSVPGQIREELRGPSGLVNSRPKSYDHSRHHHHHHGNSIAGGLVKGALSVAASAYKALFAGPPVTAQPIVSEDQTAALMAHLFEMGFCDRQLNLRLLKKHNYNILQVVTELLQVNNNDWYSHRY from the exons ATGGAACCACAGGTTACACtaaatgtgacttttaaaaatgaaactcaaaGCTTTCTAGTTTCTGACCCAGAAAATACAACTTGGGCTGATGTGGAAGCTATG GTAAAAGTTTCGTTTGATCTGAACActgttcaaataaaatatttggatgaggaaaatgaagag GTATCCATCAACAGTCAAG GAGAATATGAAGAAGCACTTAAG ATGGCAGTTAAGCAGGGAAACCAGCTGCAGATGCAAGTCCATGAAGGGTGTCGTGTTGGCGAAGAAGCCCCACCTCCCACTGGAACAGAAAAACGACTAGTTGCTAGGACAGGAAAGAAGCCACTTGCACATTATTCTTCACTGGTGAGAGTCTTGGGGTCAGACATGAAGACCCCAGAGGATCCTGCAACGCAG CAGCTTCCACCTGCTCCACATAATCCAGACCAGCCTCAAGACAAGCCCCCTGACTGGTTCACAAGCTACCTAGAGACA TTCAGAGAGCAAGTGGTTAAAGAAACGGTTGAAAAGCTTGAACAGAAATTACATGAGAAGCTTGTCCTCCAGCATCCATCCTTAGGTTCGTGTCCCTCAGAAGTTTCAATGCCTGTTTCAGAGGAAACACTGTTTTTGCCAGAAAACCAGTTCAGCTGGCATATTGCTTGTAGCAGCTGCCAAAGGAGTATCGTGGGTGTGCGCTACCAGTGCAG CCTCTGCCCATCCTACAATATCTGCGAAGATTGTGAATCAGGGCCGTATGCCCATGACTCCAATCATGTCCTGCTGAAGTTGCGGAGACCTGTTGTGGGTTCTTCTGAACCGTTTTCTCACTCGAGGTTCTCTACTCCTCGTCTTCCTGCTGCTCTGGAACAGGCCAG gCTCCAGAAGCAAGTTGATAAGAACTTTCTTAAAGCAGAAAAGCAAAGGTTGCGAGCTGAGAAGAAACAGCGTAAAGCAGAGGTCAAGGAACTTAAAAAGCAGCTTAAACTCCACAGGAAGATTCATCTATGGAATTCGCTTCATGGGCTGCAGAACCCCAAATCTCCTTTGGGTCGACCCGAGAGCCTGCTGCAGTCAAACACCCCGAT GCTCCCTCTGCAACCCTGTGCCCCAGTTATGCCAACACTCAGTGCAGCGTTTGTGGATGAGAATTTGCCTGATGGGACTCATCTCCAGCCAGGAACCAAGTTTATCAAACACTGGAGGATGAAAAATACAGGAAATGTCAAGTGGAGCACAGACACAAAG CTCAAGTTCATGTGGGGAAACCTGACTTTGGCTTCTACCGAAAAGAAGGATGTTTTGGTTCCCTGCCTAAAGGCTGGCCATGTGGGAGTCGTGTCTGTGGAGTTCATTGCCCCAACCTTGGAGGGGACATACACTTCCCATTGGCGTCTTTCTCACAAAGGCCAGCAGTTCGGGCCTCGGGTCTGGTGCAGCATCATAGTGGATCCTTTCCCCTCCACAGAGAGCCCAGATAACAGTGAAAAGAGCATGATCAGCTCAAGCAGAGGTGATGAACTCCCCTGCCAGCAAGAG GAAGCTTTTCTGGctaaagaagaaattctgcctgGTGAAACAACTGAGCAGACAGAAGGGCCAGGAACCCGCATCCCACAGAAGGCAAAGAATGCTCCCAGCAAGAGGGAGCTCTACATCCCATCTGTGGATCTTCTGACTGCCCAG gATCTGCTGTCCTTTGAGCTACTGGATATAAATATTGTCCAAGAGTTGGAGAGAGTGCCCCACAACACTCCTGTGG ATTCCACAGTGTCAGTAAAGAAAAAGGCTGAGAACGTTTCTTCCATGGAGGAACCAGAAGATGATTTGAGTGGGACCCAGTTCGTGTGTGAGACTGTCATCCGATCCCTTACGTTGGATGCCGCCCCGGATCACAAACCACCTTGGAGACAGAAGTCCCCGCAGA GGGCTGAATTACAGCTGTACGCCACAGAGGAACAGCAGCCAACTGTGCTGCCTGGGTTCTGCAGTAAGGAGTCTTCGT TGAAATTTGCCTCACCTGAAGAGGGACCACTTGCAGACGAGAGGGAGGAGATTGTCCAAATTGCTGAAGAAGAGGCTATTGTGGAGGAAGAGGATGAGCTCAAAGATGAAGTTCGGAGTCAGTCCTCTGCTTCTTCAGAGGACTATATCATCATCCTGCCTGAGTGCTTTGACACCAGCCGCCCCCTGGGGGACTCCATGTACAGCTCTGCGCTCTCACAGCCAGGCCTGGAGCGAGGGGCTGAAGGAGAGCCTGGGATTGAGGCTGGGCAGGAACCAGTTGAGGCTGGGGAGAGACCCCTTGGAGGGGACAACCAGCCACAGGGGCACAACATCAATGACATCCTTATGACCTCACAGACTCTGGACACAGTGCCCCTAACCCCAGAGGTGGTGGGGCTTCCACCACAGCTGCCCAG GAGTCCTCCCAGTGCACAGCATCATGGTTCCCCAGGAGTGGATTTACCAGTTACCGCACCAGAAGTttcttcagtccctggtcagatcAGAGAAG AGCTCAGAGGCCCCTCAGGACTTGTAAACAGCAGACCGAAGAGCTATGACCACTCAAG gcaccaccaccaccatcacggGAACAGCATTGCTGGAGGACTGGTAAAGGGGGCTTTGTCTGTTGCTGCCTCTGCATACAAGGCCTTGTTTGCTGGACCACCAGTCACCGCACAG CCAATAGTTTCTGAAGATCAGACAGCAGCCCTGATGGCCCATCTCTTTGAAATGGGATTCTGTGACAGGCAGTTGAACCTAAGGCTGCTGAAGAAACACAATTACAACATCCTGCAGGTGGTGACAGAACTCCTTCAGGTCAACAACAACGACTGGTACAGCCACCGCTACTGA
- the NBR1 gene encoding next to BRCA1 gene 1 protein isoform X1: MEPQVTLNVTFKNETQSFLVSDPENTTWADVEAMVKVSFDLNTVQIKYLDEENEEVSINSQGEYEEALKMAVKQGNQLQMQVHEGCRVGEEAPPPTGTEKRLVARTGKKPLAHYSSLVRVLGSDMKTPEDPATQQLPPAPHNPDQPQDKPPDWFTSYLETFREQVVKETVEKLEQKLHEKLVLQHPSLGSCPSEVSMPVSEETLFLPENQFSWHIACSSCQRSIVGVRYQCSLCPSYNICEDCESGPYAHDSNHVLLKLRRPVVGSSEPFSHSRFSTPRLPAALEQARLQKQVDKNFLKAEKQRLRAEKKQRKAEVKELKKQLKLHRKIHLWNSLHGLQNPKSPLGRPESLLQSNTPMLPLQPCAPVMPTLSAAFVDENLPDGTHLQPGTKFIKHWRMKNTGNVKWSTDTKLKFMWGNLTLASTEKKDVLVPCLKAGHVGVVSVEFIAPTLEGTYTSHWRLSHKGQQFGPRVWCSIIVDPFPSTESPDNSEKSMISSSRGDELPCQQEEAFLAKEEILPGETTEQTEGPGTRIPQKAKNAPSKRELYIPSVDLLTAQDLLSFELLDINIVQELERVPHNTPVDMTPCMSPLPHDSPLIEKPGLGQIQEESEGAGFKALPDSTVSVKKKAENVSSMEEPEDDLSGTQFVCETVIRSLTLDAAPDHKPPWRQKSPQRAELQLYATEEQQPTVLPGFCSKESSLKFASPEEGPLADEREEIVQIAEEEAIVEEEDELKDEVRSQSSASSEDYIIILPECFDTSRPLGDSMYSSALSQPGLERGAEGEPGIEAGQEPVEAGERPLGGDNQPQGHNINDILMTSQTLDTVPLTPEVVGLPPQLPRSPPSAQHHGSPGVDLPVTAPEVSSVPGQIREELRGPSGLVNSRPKSYDHSRHHHHHHGNSIAGGLVKGALSVAASAYKALFAGPPVTAQPIVSEDQTAALMAHLFEMGFCDRQLNLRLLKKHNYNILQVVTELLQVNNNDWYSHRY, from the exons ATGGAACCACAGGTTACACtaaatgtgacttttaaaaatgaaactcaaaGCTTTCTAGTTTCTGACCCAGAAAATACAACTTGGGCTGATGTGGAAGCTATG GTAAAAGTTTCGTTTGATCTGAACActgttcaaataaaatatttggatgaggaaaatgaagag GTATCCATCAACAGTCAAG GAGAATATGAAGAAGCACTTAAG ATGGCAGTTAAGCAGGGAAACCAGCTGCAGATGCAAGTCCATGAAGGGTGTCGTGTTGGCGAAGAAGCCCCACCTCCCACTGGAACAGAAAAACGACTAGTTGCTAGGACAGGAAAGAAGCCACTTGCACATTATTCTTCACTGGTGAGAGTCTTGGGGTCAGACATGAAGACCCCAGAGGATCCTGCAACGCAG CAGCTTCCACCTGCTCCACATAATCCAGACCAGCCTCAAGACAAGCCCCCTGACTGGTTCACAAGCTACCTAGAGACA TTCAGAGAGCAAGTGGTTAAAGAAACGGTTGAAAAGCTTGAACAGAAATTACATGAGAAGCTTGTCCTCCAGCATCCATCCTTAGGTTCGTGTCCCTCAGAAGTTTCAATGCCTGTTTCAGAGGAAACACTGTTTTTGCCAGAAAACCAGTTCAGCTGGCATATTGCTTGTAGCAGCTGCCAAAGGAGTATCGTGGGTGTGCGCTACCAGTGCAG CCTCTGCCCATCCTACAATATCTGCGAAGATTGTGAATCAGGGCCGTATGCCCATGACTCCAATCATGTCCTGCTGAAGTTGCGGAGACCTGTTGTGGGTTCTTCTGAACCGTTTTCTCACTCGAGGTTCTCTACTCCTCGTCTTCCTGCTGCTCTGGAACAGGCCAG gCTCCAGAAGCAAGTTGATAAGAACTTTCTTAAAGCAGAAAAGCAAAGGTTGCGAGCTGAGAAGAAACAGCGTAAAGCAGAGGTCAAGGAACTTAAAAAGCAGCTTAAACTCCACAGGAAGATTCATCTATGGAATTCGCTTCATGGGCTGCAGAACCCCAAATCTCCTTTGGGTCGACCCGAGAGCCTGCTGCAGTCAAACACCCCGAT GCTCCCTCTGCAACCCTGTGCCCCAGTTATGCCAACACTCAGTGCAGCGTTTGTGGATGAGAATTTGCCTGATGGGACTCATCTCCAGCCAGGAACCAAGTTTATCAAACACTGGAGGATGAAAAATACAGGAAATGTCAAGTGGAGCACAGACACAAAG CTCAAGTTCATGTGGGGAAACCTGACTTTGGCTTCTACCGAAAAGAAGGATGTTTTGGTTCCCTGCCTAAAGGCTGGCCATGTGGGAGTCGTGTCTGTGGAGTTCATTGCCCCAACCTTGGAGGGGACATACACTTCCCATTGGCGTCTTTCTCACAAAGGCCAGCAGTTCGGGCCTCGGGTCTGGTGCAGCATCATAGTGGATCCTTTCCCCTCCACAGAGAGCCCAGATAACAGTGAAAAGAGCATGATCAGCTCAAGCAGAGGTGATGAACTCCCCTGCCAGCAAGAG GAAGCTTTTCTGGctaaagaagaaattctgcctgGTGAAACAACTGAGCAGACAGAAGGGCCAGGAACCCGCATCCCACAGAAGGCAAAGAATGCTCCCAGCAAGAGGGAGCTCTACATCCCATCTGTGGATCTTCTGACTGCCCAG gATCTGCTGTCCTTTGAGCTACTGGATATAAATATTGTCCAAGAGTTGGAGAGAGTGCCCCACAACACTCCTGTGG ATATGACTCCCTGCATGTCTCCTCTGCCACATGACAGTCCTTTAATAGAGAAGCCAGGCTTGGGGCAGATACAGGAAGAAAGTGAAGGGGCGGGATTTAAAGCACTTCCTG ATTCCACAGTGTCAGTAAAGAAAAAGGCTGAGAACGTTTCTTCCATGGAGGAACCAGAAGATGATTTGAGTGGGACCCAGTTCGTGTGTGAGACTGTCATCCGATCCCTTACGTTGGATGCCGCCCCGGATCACAAACCACCTTGGAGACAGAAGTCCCCGCAGA GGGCTGAATTACAGCTGTACGCCACAGAGGAACAGCAGCCAACTGTGCTGCCTGGGTTCTGCAGTAAGGAGTCTTCGT TGAAATTTGCCTCACCTGAAGAGGGACCACTTGCAGACGAGAGGGAGGAGATTGTCCAAATTGCTGAAGAAGAGGCTATTGTGGAGGAAGAGGATGAGCTCAAAGATGAAGTTCGGAGTCAGTCCTCTGCTTCTTCAGAGGACTATATCATCATCCTGCCTGAGTGCTTTGACACCAGCCGCCCCCTGGGGGACTCCATGTACAGCTCTGCGCTCTCACAGCCAGGCCTGGAGCGAGGGGCTGAAGGAGAGCCTGGGATTGAGGCTGGGCAGGAACCAGTTGAGGCTGGGGAGAGACCCCTTGGAGGGGACAACCAGCCACAGGGGCACAACATCAATGACATCCTTATGACCTCACAGACTCTGGACACAGTGCCCCTAACCCCAGAGGTGGTGGGGCTTCCACCACAGCTGCCCAG GAGTCCTCCCAGTGCACAGCATCATGGTTCCCCAGGAGTGGATTTACCAGTTACCGCACCAGAAGTttcttcagtccctggtcagatcAGAGAAG AGCTCAGAGGCCCCTCAGGACTTGTAAACAGCAGACCGAAGAGCTATGACCACTCAAG gcaccaccaccaccatcacggGAACAGCATTGCTGGAGGACTGGTAAAGGGGGCTTTGTCTGTTGCTGCCTCTGCATACAAGGCCTTGTTTGCTGGACCACCAGTCACCGCACAG CCAATAGTTTCTGAAGATCAGACAGCAGCCCTGATGGCCCATCTCTTTGAAATGGGATTCTGTGACAGGCAGTTGAACCTAAGGCTGCTGAAGAAACACAATTACAACATCCTGCAGGTGGTGACAGAACTCCTTCAGGTCAACAACAACGACTGGTACAGCCACCGCTACTGA